Proteins from a genomic interval of Mycolicibacterium grossiae:
- a CDS encoding DinB family protein, whose amino-acid sequence MARRDTPPPRGGGSEKDVLVGFLDYLRTSVVGKVDGVDEPAVRTPGVPSGTNLLGLVRHLAHVERWLFLGDDVTDWPATFRAPDDETVDHVVAAYRDAVARANAVIAACDDLTAEAHPPVRGRAAPTMRWALTHMIEETARHAGHLDILRERIDGATGR is encoded by the coding sequence ATGGCTCGCCGCGACACCCCGCCGCCCCGTGGCGGGGGTTCCGAGAAGGACGTGCTGGTCGGCTTCCTGGACTACCTGCGCACGAGCGTCGTGGGGAAAGTGGACGGCGTCGACGAACCGGCGGTGCGGACGCCGGGCGTGCCGTCCGGGACGAACCTGCTGGGGCTGGTGCGACACCTCGCCCACGTCGAACGGTGGCTGTTCCTCGGCGACGACGTGACCGACTGGCCCGCGACGTTCCGCGCTCCGGACGACGAGACCGTCGACCACGTGGTGGCGGCATACCGGGATGCCGTGGCCCGGGCCAATGCCGTCATCGCGGCGTGCGACGACCTCACCGCCGAGGCGCACCCACCCGTGCGGGGCAGGGCGGCACCGACGATGCGGTGGGCGCTGACGCACATGATCGAGGAGACCGCGCGCCACGCCGGCCACCTGGACATCCTGCGGGAACGGATCGACGGCGCGACGGGACGCTAG
- a CDS encoding phosphoribosyltransferase-like protein, translating into MIDVVSSERLSETRRGRAWLTNFAERDRSAAELLLDSLQVASPASIHHGLKSLIDTVTPLLQDSVGVLIPVLSTEDIRMTGDTEGNTQPANGMKVARLVAYDSFDPGAPIAATPGSEAWVGNLIRDLTGSRPGDEPGQWLHPATNIDTLHARRCRSIVLITDYTASGEQVKKFAATFPRNARLRSWRSFGWLRIVVAAYSASATARSAIDADSNIDKMVVHSPAASFADAKWTVEKRDQVVALCLKYTPNRRRSQALGYGASGGLFFTHTTVPNNLPYILRRTGSGWSPFFEGRTVPPDLNEELGHYQAPDRGMANIARAANQKRIAGAIDSGRLRAPADKLVAALALMWNSPQTPETLAHRLAVPDGKIAEILAFLTGAGFITAELTVTDRGYSELRHARRLDRITTARLSGNPAPYYPRALR; encoded by the coding sequence ATGATTGATGTTGTGTCGTCGGAGCGCCTCAGCGAAACACGGCGAGGCCGCGCGTGGTTGACGAATTTCGCAGAACGCGACCGCTCGGCGGCCGAGCTGCTGCTCGATAGCCTGCAAGTTGCAAGCCCCGCAAGCATTCATCACGGCCTTAAGTCTCTCATTGACACAGTCACTCCACTCCTACAAGACAGCGTTGGCGTGCTTATCCCCGTTTTATCGACCGAAGACATCCGCATGACTGGTGACACGGAAGGCAATACGCAACCGGCGAATGGAATGAAAGTGGCTCGACTCGTAGCGTACGACTCGTTTGACCCGGGTGCCCCCATCGCCGCAACACCGGGGAGCGAAGCGTGGGTTGGAAATTTGATTCGCGATCTGACTGGCAGCCGTCCTGGCGACGAACCTGGTCAGTGGTTGCACCCCGCCACGAATATAGACACGCTGCACGCACGGCGGTGTCGATCTATTGTGCTGATCACCGATTACACCGCTTCCGGCGAGCAAGTCAAGAAATTCGCCGCCACATTTCCACGCAACGCGCGCCTCCGCAGCTGGCGTTCCTTCGGCTGGCTCCGAATCGTTGTAGCCGCCTATTCGGCCTCCGCGACCGCTCGATCCGCCATTGACGCCGACTCGAACATTGACAAAATGGTCGTACACTCACCCGCAGCCTCATTCGCGGACGCGAAGTGGACGGTTGAGAAACGTGACCAAGTCGTGGCCCTGTGCTTGAAGTATACGCCCAACAGGCGGCGCTCTCAGGCGCTAGGCTACGGCGCCAGCGGGGGCCTGTTTTTCACGCACACCACCGTGCCGAATAATCTCCCGTACATTTTGAGACGTACGGGCTCTGGCTGGAGTCCTTTCTTCGAGGGCCGCACTGTGCCTCCAGATCTTAACGAGGAACTGGGTCACTATCAGGCACCCGACAGGGGCATGGCTAACATCGCTCGGGCAGCAAACCAGAAGCGGATTGCAGGCGCGATCGATTCAGGTCGGCTCCGCGCGCCGGCCGACAAGCTTGTTGCGGCATTGGCCCTGATGTGGAACTCTCCACAAACTCCCGAAACTCTCGCGCACCGTCTAGCAGTGCCGGATGGAAAGATCGCCGAGATCCTGGCCTTTCTAACGGGCGCCGGCTTCATCACCGCAGAACTGACAGTCACCGATCGCGGATACTCAGAGTTGAGACACGCTCGCCGGCTGGACCGAATAACGACCGCGCGCCTTTCGGGAAACCCCGCGCCCTACTATCCTCGAGCGCTGAGGTGA
- a CDS encoding fatty acid desaturase family protein, which produces MTTAIESPLARLTEQELEKLAKEFDAIHDEVFAELGDRDRHYIKAVISAQRQIVVAGRVLLLASRSRTALVLGTACLSMAKILENMELGHNILHGQWDWMNDPDVHSSVWDWDTASSAKAWKHSHNYIHHTYTNILGKDKDLGYEIMRIDPNQKWRPGNLGQPFYNFLLTVLFEWGVAVHDTDVEALFRGQKSFADLKDDFKEIGGKARQQIVKDYLGWPLVSAGAFALVKLALGSRVEQPRHSRLGNRLRRITGNRRVGTVASTLDRFSGVESTYLRTLAADAVANLVRNVWAHAIIFCGHFPDQTYTFTEEEVENETRGGWYVRQLLGAANIEGSPLFHVVSGNLGYQVEHHLYPDMPSSRYAEIAPKIKDICERYELPYNTGPFGKQWFTVHRTIFRLAFPGGTPRPKPGPYRSPDRSGGSPNGTSEGLRPPRWCTSRT; this is translated from the coding sequence ATGACCACTGCCATCGAGAGCCCGCTCGCCCGCCTGACCGAACAGGAGCTGGAGAAGCTCGCCAAGGAATTCGACGCCATCCACGACGAGGTGTTCGCCGAACTCGGGGACCGCGACCGGCACTACATCAAGGCGGTGATCTCGGCGCAGCGCCAGATCGTGGTGGCCGGACGCGTGCTGCTGCTCGCGTCGCGGTCACGCACCGCGCTGGTGCTCGGCACCGCCTGCCTCAGCATGGCCAAGATCCTCGAGAACATGGAACTCGGCCACAACATCCTGCACGGCCAGTGGGATTGGATGAACGACCCCGACGTGCACTCGTCGGTGTGGGACTGGGACACCGCCTCGAGCGCCAAGGCGTGGAAGCACTCGCACAACTACATCCACCACACGTATACGAACATCCTCGGTAAGGACAAGGATCTCGGCTACGAGATCATGCGCATCGACCCCAACCAGAAGTGGCGGCCGGGCAACCTGGGGCAGCCGTTCTACAACTTCCTGCTGACAGTCCTGTTCGAGTGGGGTGTCGCCGTGCACGACACCGACGTCGAGGCGTTGTTCCGCGGGCAGAAGTCCTTCGCCGACCTGAAGGACGACTTCAAGGAGATCGGCGGCAAGGCCCGCCAGCAGATCGTCAAGGACTACCTCGGCTGGCCGCTGGTCAGCGCGGGGGCGTTCGCCCTGGTGAAGCTGGCCCTCGGCAGCCGCGTCGAGCAGCCAAGGCACTCACGCCTCGGCAACCGGCTGCGCCGCATCACCGGCAACCGCCGCGTGGGCACCGTGGCGAGCACGCTGGACCGGTTCTCCGGCGTCGAGAGCACCTACCTGCGGACCCTCGCCGCCGACGCGGTGGCCAACCTCGTCCGCAACGTGTGGGCGCACGCCATCATCTTCTGCGGCCACTTCCCGGACCAGACCTACACCTTCACCGAGGAGGAGGTGGAGAACGAGACCCGCGGCGGCTGGTACGTCCGCCAACTGCTCGGCGCGGCGAACATCGAAGGCAGCCCGCTGTTCCACGTCGTGAGCGGCAACCTCGGCTACCAGGTGGAGCACCACCTGTACCCCGACATGCCGAGCAGCCGGTACGCCGAGATCGCCCCAAAGATCAAGGACATCTGCGAGCGCTACGAATTGCCGTACAACACCGGACCGTTCGGCAAGCAGTGGTTCACCGTGCACCGCACGATCTTCCGGCTGGCCTTCCCGGGCGGCACCCCGCGGCCGAAGCCCGGGCCGTACCGCAGCCCGGACCGCAGCGGCGGTTCGCCGAACGGCACCAGCGAGGGGTTGCGTCCACCAAGGTGGTGTACGAGTCGGACCTGA
- a CDS encoding TetR/AcrR family transcriptional regulator — translation MPSDVVQAALRSAERLGRDVADVPIVVIAHALGVSRSTLLRQLGGSRRTLDEAVRDVGVDPGGRPPVRLRAVEAAGALIGTGGVAAATLEAVAAAADCSLPSLYATFGGRDELLRAVYDRYMPILDVTDLVGASRGGDLTETVTNVYRGLAELSFQEPRVLPAVLTEALARPAGPGAGILIEHGALRMLDVIGRWLDDEVAAGRVRPLPRPVLIQQFISPVLVHAVMRPGLSNFPHVTLPDLQESCGLFARAFVAGVATD, via the coding sequence GTGCCGTCCGACGTCGTCCAGGCGGCGCTGCGATCGGCGGAACGGCTCGGCCGCGACGTCGCCGACGTGCCCATCGTGGTGATCGCCCACGCGCTCGGCGTCTCACGCAGCACCTTGCTGCGGCAGCTCGGCGGATCGCGGCGGACGCTGGACGAGGCCGTCCGCGACGTCGGCGTCGACCCCGGCGGACGACCGCCCGTCCGGTTGCGGGCCGTCGAGGCGGCCGGCGCGTTGATCGGCACCGGCGGCGTGGCCGCGGCAACGCTTGAAGCCGTTGCCGCAGCGGCTGATTGCTCGCTGCCCAGCCTGTACGCGACGTTCGGTGGGCGGGATGAACTCCTACGCGCCGTGTACGACCGCTACATGCCGATCCTCGATGTCACCGACCTGGTCGGCGCGTCGCGCGGCGGCGACCTCACCGAGACGGTCACCAACGTCTACCGCGGCCTCGCCGAGCTGTCCTTCCAGGAGCCCCGGGTGCTGCCGGCAGTGCTGACCGAGGCGCTGGCACGGCCGGCGGGCCCCGGCGCGGGCATCCTCATCGAGCACGGTGCGCTGCGCATGCTCGACGTGATCGGGCGGTGGCTCGACGACGAGGTCGCCGCCGGACGCGTCCGCCCGCTGCCGCGTCCGGTGCTCATCCAGCAGTTCATCAGCCCCGTGCTGGTGCACGCCGTCATGCGGCCCGGGCTGAGCAACTTCCCCCACGTGACGCTGCCCGACCTGCAGGAGAGCTGCGGGCTGTTCGCGCGGGCGTTCGTCGCGGGGGTGGCGACGGACTGA
- a CDS encoding DUF262 domain-containing protein, with amino-acid sequence MFAAQAATEVPRDNAQPPARMALTARCQSVSSYCRQMAATTSDPSEQRSQLREQRLKVDFDTYDVTVDELVRRVGQGRIEIAPAYQRQFRWDGHRQSRLLESLLLGIPVPSLFMATNIQPDAGTTWEVVDGLQRLLSLVNFLADVETRETARLKGDPIPLTGLEKLTTFEGCRASQLPADIITSLLDRPIKVIVLNDKSDLRVRFDLFERLNTGGIRLTDQEVRSSVFVGEFVDLLDMLAESPNFQKVVTLPRAQQSDGTAQEYVLRFFAFAEKYQSFEHSVRDFLNDFCADATKDPQISLRTDYFDRAFRYLAECFPNGLRSRKGTTPVNLYEGISVGAHLALMENPNLASPSSLKWVLGDNMKAVTTGATNSRSKVFGRIETARDYFIAGK; translated from the coding sequence GTGTTTGCAGCACAAGCAGCCACCGAAGTCCCGCGCGATAACGCGCAGCCGCCGGCTCGGATGGCGTTGACCGCGCGCTGCCAAAGTGTCAGCAGCTATTGTCGCCAGATGGCCGCGACGACTAGCGATCCCTCAGAACAGCGATCGCAGCTCCGTGAGCAACGGTTAAAAGTCGATTTCGACACCTATGACGTTACTGTTGATGAACTCGTCCGGAGGGTAGGTCAGGGCCGAATAGAAATCGCGCCAGCCTACCAGCGCCAGTTCAGGTGGGACGGTCACCGTCAATCGCGCCTTTTGGAGTCACTTCTCCTCGGCATTCCCGTCCCTTCCTTATTTATGGCGACGAACATACAACCCGATGCGGGAACGACATGGGAGGTCGTCGATGGACTCCAACGCCTGCTCTCATTGGTCAATTTCCTCGCTGATGTAGAGACGCGTGAAACTGCACGTCTTAAGGGTGATCCGATACCGCTGACCGGTCTTGAAAAGCTTACTACTTTTGAAGGATGCAGAGCTTCTCAACTGCCAGCCGACATCATCACGAGTCTACTCGACCGCCCAATCAAAGTCATTGTTCTGAACGACAAGAGTGACCTTCGAGTACGCTTCGATTTATTCGAGCGATTAAACACAGGGGGGATCCGGCTCACGGACCAAGAAGTGCGAAGCAGCGTCTTCGTGGGAGAATTTGTCGATCTTCTTGATATGCTCGCGGAGAGCCCAAACTTTCAGAAAGTGGTGACGCTGCCGAGGGCTCAGCAGTCAGATGGAACCGCACAAGAATATGTACTCCGATTTTTTGCGTTCGCGGAAAAGTATCAATCCTTCGAGCATTCAGTGCGTGATTTTCTCAACGACTTCTGCGCTGACGCTACCAAGGACCCCCAGATTAGTTTGCGAACAGATTACTTTGACCGCGCTTTCCGCTATCTAGCTGAGTGCTTTCCCAATGGGCTAAGGTCTCGCAAAGGTACAACGCCCGTAAATCTGTACGAGGGAATATCGGTCGGCGCCCATCTCGCGCTTATGGAGAACCCCAATCTTGCATCGCCTTCAAGTCTTAAATGGGTTCTTGGTGATAACATGAAGGCGGTGACTACCGGCGCAACGAATTCAAGATCTAAAGTATTCGGCCGGATTGAAACCGCACGTGACTACTTCATTGCGGGCAAGTGA
- a CDS encoding DUF429 domain-containing protein codes for MHFIGLDLAWGTANRTGVAVLDEAGRLVALDSVTSDDEIEASIGPFVAGDCVVAIDAPLLVTNDSRARPAEVALNRDFATFQAGARPTYRQHASGHFAPPRGAVLVERLSLELDPDADAPRRAIEVYPHPATVVLFELSCTLKYKRGFGDTQAERLDARRREMQELIGLLEGLQDAAPRLILEASMEWAALRRDLQPACGPTVLDLVEDQVDAVLCAYLALLFAHDRGSFTIYGDYPLNGYIATPSLPPTARGDFSRPKAPVNGRTDSSQQLESGMQPEFDRPGESTSERRNACPCGCGSAVPHPDRFVPGHDSKALHARIKKQWGSTLAFVRWFDETYRS; via the coding sequence GTGCACTTCATCGGTCTCGACCTCGCTTGGGGAACGGCGAACCGGACCGGTGTAGCGGTCCTTGACGAAGCCGGACGTCTGGTGGCCTTGGACAGCGTCACTAGCGATGATGAGATCGAAGCCTCCATCGGTCCGTTCGTCGCAGGCGACTGTGTTGTGGCCATCGACGCACCACTCCTAGTAACGAATGATTCGCGCGCCCGGCCAGCGGAAGTCGCTTTAAATCGGGACTTCGCCACATTTCAGGCTGGCGCTCGGCCGACTTACCGACAACATGCGTCCGGACACTTCGCTCCGCCGCGTGGAGCGGTCCTGGTCGAACGACTTTCTCTAGAGCTAGATCCCGATGCTGACGCGCCGCGTCGGGCGATCGAGGTATATCCGCATCCTGCGACCGTCGTGCTGTTCGAATTAAGTTGCACTCTGAAATACAAGCGCGGTTTCGGCGACACGCAGGCTGAACGGCTTGATGCCCGCAGACGAGAGATGCAGGAGTTGATCGGACTTCTTGAAGGACTACAAGACGCCGCACCGCGCCTGATTCTTGAGGCGTCCATGGAATGGGCGGCGCTACGGCGAGATTTGCAACCGGCGTGCGGGCCGACGGTCTTGGACCTCGTCGAGGATCAGGTGGACGCAGTTTTATGTGCCTATCTCGCGCTGCTCTTCGCGCATGATCGCGGGAGCTTCACCATCTATGGCGACTATCCGCTGAACGGCTATATAGCTACGCCTTCTTTGCCGCCGACTGCGCGTGGGGACTTCAGTCGGCCTAAAGCACCGGTCAATGGTCGCACTGATTCGTCGCAACAGCTTGAGAGCGGCATGCAGCCCGAGTTCGATCGTCCTGGCGAATCGACGTCGGAGCGACGGAATGCTTGTCCCTGCGGCTGCGGTTCAGCCGTCCCTCATCCGGATCGGTTCGTGCCAGGCCATGATTCGAAGGCGTTGCATGCTCGGATAAAGAAACAATGGGGATCGACGTTAGCTTTCGTCAGGTGGTTCGACGAGACGTACAGAAGTTGA
- a CDS encoding pyridoxal-phosphate dependent enzyme gives MPRLAEAIGLHAGDLWAKRDDLTGLAAGGNKIRKLEWTVGAALADGADTLITTGAPQSNHARLTAAAAARLGLHAVLVFGGRAATPAGNLILDDLLGATITWTGDEPPAEAAETIAERLRADGRRPVVIPFGGSNAVGAHGYRIAAGEILEQRPDVEHVVCALGSGGTMAGLVAGLGPERVLGVHTGAVDDPVGQVAGLLRDMGVTAPPEALRIRRDQVGDGYGSLTADAATALRTAARTEGLVLDPVYTARALAGLHAEVRDGRIEAGQPTVFLASGGLPGLFGHPDVAPLTEES, from the coding sequence ATGCCCCGGCTGGCGGAGGCGATCGGTCTGCATGCCGGCGACCTGTGGGCCAAGCGCGACGACCTCACCGGACTCGCCGCCGGCGGCAACAAGATTCGCAAGTTGGAGTGGACGGTCGGCGCGGCGCTCGCCGACGGCGCCGACACGCTGATCACCACGGGCGCGCCGCAGTCCAACCACGCCCGGCTCACCGCGGCGGCCGCGGCCCGACTGGGACTGCACGCCGTCCTGGTGTTCGGCGGCCGGGCCGCCACACCCGCCGGCAACCTGATCCTCGACGACCTGCTCGGCGCCACGATCACGTGGACCGGCGACGAACCGCCTGCCGAGGCCGCCGAGACCATCGCCGAACGGCTACGCGCCGACGGCCGCCGGCCCGTGGTGATCCCGTTCGGCGGATCGAATGCCGTTGGCGCACATGGCTACCGGATCGCCGCCGGGGAGATCCTCGAGCAACGGCCCGACGTCGAGCACGTCGTCTGCGCGCTCGGGTCCGGCGGCACGATGGCGGGACTGGTCGCCGGGCTGGGCCCCGAGCGGGTGCTCGGCGTGCACACCGGCGCCGTCGACGACCCCGTGGGTCAGGTCGCGGGCCTGCTGCGCGACATGGGCGTCACCGCACCACCCGAGGCGCTGCGCATCCGGCGCGACCAGGTCGGTGACGGCTACGGCAGCTTGACCGCAGACGCCGCGACGGCGCTGCGAACCGCCGCACGCACCGAGGGTCTCGTCCTGGACCCGGTGTACACCGCCCGCGCGCTCGCCGGCCTGCACGCCGAGGTCCGCGACGGACGCATCGAAGCAGGGCAGCCGACGGTCTTCCTCGCCAGCGGCGGACTGCCCGGCCTCTTCGGCCACCCGGACGTCGCGCCCCTCACCGAAGAGTCCTAG
- a CDS encoding ferredoxin reductase, producing the protein MAERGATPPVPRGRRMLLRAVRHLFKPLKPDDYLEMINPLWTTKELRGQVERVEARGSEAASVLIRPSYEWPGHQPGQYVRLGLVIDGRYHWRAYSLTSDPRPEDGLISVTPKKVDTGVVSPYLVEKIQPGELVRLGEIEGQFVLPEPLPAKLLFISAGSGITPIISMLRSLDHHDQLGDVVVFHSDRVRDHVMFLDDLEDMAQRHDGVRLDIRLTSERGRFAAKELDDLCPDWREREAFCSGPGELLDDLIEHWDRDGDPDRLHYERFQPKIGGNAEAGEGGTVTFLDSDATAECDGGTPILEAGEQAGLELAFGCRIGICHTCTGTVKSGKVRDLRSGEVSEPTGGDVRICIHAAEGDVEIEL; encoded by the coding sequence ATGGCCGAACGAGGCGCCACACCGCCCGTGCCCCGGGGACGTCGCATGCTGTTGCGGGCGGTCCGGCACCTCTTCAAGCCGCTCAAACCCGACGACTACCTCGAGATGATCAACCCGCTGTGGACGACGAAGGAACTCCGCGGCCAGGTCGAACGCGTCGAAGCGCGCGGCTCGGAGGCCGCGAGCGTGCTGATCCGGCCGAGCTACGAGTGGCCCGGACACCAGCCAGGGCAATACGTCCGGCTGGGGCTGGTGATCGACGGTCGCTATCACTGGCGCGCCTACTCGCTCACGTCCGACCCACGGCCCGAGGACGGCCTCATCAGCGTCACGCCGAAGAAGGTCGACACCGGCGTCGTGTCGCCCTACCTGGTCGAGAAGATCCAGCCCGGCGAGCTGGTGCGGCTGGGCGAGATCGAAGGGCAGTTCGTCCTCCCGGAGCCGCTGCCCGCCAAGCTGCTGTTCATCAGCGCCGGCAGCGGCATCACGCCGATCATCAGCATGCTGCGCAGCCTGGACCACCACGACCAGCTCGGCGACGTGGTGGTCTTTCACTCCGATCGCGTACGGGACCACGTGATGTTCCTCGACGACCTCGAGGACATGGCGCAGCGCCACGACGGGGTCCGGCTCGACATCCGGCTGACCTCCGAACGTGGACGGTTCGCGGCGAAGGAACTCGACGACCTGTGCCCGGACTGGCGCGAGCGGGAGGCGTTCTGCTCGGGCCCGGGGGAACTGCTCGACGACCTCATCGAGCACTGGGACCGTGACGGCGACCCGGACCGGCTGCACTACGAACGGTTCCAGCCGAAGATCGGCGGCAACGCCGAGGCGGGGGAGGGCGGCACCGTCACGTTCCTCGACAGCGACGCCACCGCCGAATGCGACGGCGGCACACCCATTCTCGAGGCCGGCGAGCAGGCCGGGCTCGAGCTGGCCTTCGGCTGCCGCATCGGCATCTGCCACACCTGCACCGGGACGGTGAAATCCGGAAAGGTCCGCGACCTGCGCTCCGGCGAGGTGTCCGAACCCACGGGCGGCGACGTCCGCATCTGCATTCACGCCGCCGAGGGCGACGTCGAGATCGAACTCTGA
- a CDS encoding IS256 family transposase yields the protein MTTAHNIDLPTVLAERLTTAHPDVLRELLATFIHTLMGAEADALCGAGYGERSTERTNSRNGYRHRQFDTRAGSLDLAIPKLRHGSYFPDWLLERRKRAERALTTVVATCYLLGVSTRRMDKLVETLGITSLSKSQVSVMAKELDAAVEAFRTRPLDAGPYTFVAADALVLKVREGGRVVNVHALIAVGVNAEGHREILGIDVSTAEDGAGWLTFWRSLTARGLSGVKLVTSDAHAGLVAAIGATLPGAAWQRCRTHYTTNLMAVTPKSSWPWVRTLLHSVFDQPDAESVAAQYDRIIEALADKLPKVADHLEEARADLLAFTAFPKQIWRQIWSNNPQERLNKEIRRRTDVVGIFPDRNALIRLVGAVLAEQHDEWAESRRYLGLDVLSKSRTVNDTPTEQEATPAALTA from the coding sequence ATGACCACTGCCCACAATATCGACCTGCCCACCGTGCTGGCCGAACGACTCACCACCGCCCATCCCGACGTGCTGCGCGAGCTGCTCGCCACATTCATCCACACCCTGATGGGCGCTGAGGCCGACGCCCTGTGCGGCGCCGGATACGGCGAACGCAGCACCGAGCGCACCAACTCCCGCAACGGCTACCGGCACCGCCAATTCGACACCCGCGCAGGCTCATTGGATCTCGCGATCCCGAAGCTGCGCCACGGCTCCTACTTCCCGGACTGGCTGCTGGAACGCCGCAAACGCGCCGAACGGGCTCTGACCACGGTAGTCGCGACCTGCTACCTGCTGGGGGTCTCGACGCGGCGGATGGACAAGCTGGTGGAGACCCTGGGGATCACGTCGCTGTCGAAGTCCCAGGTCAGCGTGATGGCTAAGGAACTCGACGCCGCCGTCGAAGCCTTCCGCACCCGGCCCTTGGACGCCGGCCCGTACACGTTCGTGGCCGCCGACGCCCTGGTGCTCAAGGTCCGCGAGGGCGGGCGGGTGGTCAACGTGCACGCCCTGATCGCGGTCGGGGTCAACGCCGAGGGCCATCGCGAAATCCTGGGTATTGACGTCAGTACCGCCGAGGACGGAGCGGGCTGGTTGACGTTCTGGCGGTCGCTGACCGCCCGCGGCCTGTCCGGGGTCAAATTGGTCACCAGCGACGCCCATGCCGGGCTGGTAGCGGCCATTGGGGCGACGCTGCCCGGGGCGGCCTGGCAGCGGTGCAGAACGCATTACACGACCAACCTGATGGCCGTCACTCCCAAGTCGTCGTGGCCGTGGGTCCGGACATTGTTGCATTCGGTGTTCGATCAACCAGACGCTGAATCGGTTGCTGCGCAATATGATCGGATCATCGAGGCCCTCGCGGACAAGCTCCCCAAGGTCGCCGACCACCTGGAAGAAGCCCGGGCGGACCTGCTGGCGTTCACTGCGTTTCCCAAGCAGATCTGGCGCCAGATCTGGAGCAACAACCCCCAGGAACGCCTCAACAAGGAGATCCGCCGACGCACCGACGTCGTCGGCATCTTCCCCGACCGAAACGCTCTGATCCGCCTCGTCGGCGCCGTCCTGGCCGAACAACACGACGAATGGGCAGAATCGCGGCGCTACCTCGGCCTCGACGTCCTCAGCAAATCACGCACCGTCAACGACACACCGACAGAACAGGAGGCCACCCCAGCGGCACTGACCGCCTGA
- a CDS encoding reverse transcriptase family protein, whose product MPEQVLQASAARNAITQAHGAEPILSLGHLAHLSGAPYLYLRQIVQRTRDPYGDISRQKKTGGIRLISAPEPVLMDVQRLILRRALRNLPLHPFCYAYREGRTIQACAQQHLGAKWMIKFDLHNFFGQIEERDVYRVFDSCGYSALVSFELARICTRSRVADFHSRSGRYSAITTYDVDVTGRLPQGAPTSGALSNAVATPLDYTLHEFATGAGFVYTRYSDDMVLSTCQDFNRAQAVTIIREVSHLVATHRFRLHRKKTRVIPPGARHVVLGLLVDGGEVRLTPEFRRRVEVHIRGVREFGLSEHSDHRKFRSLLSFINHVEGSLAFARSIQPAWADEKRAEWRSILGSLGLTL is encoded by the coding sequence GTGCCCGAGCAGGTTCTACAGGCAAGTGCGGCGCGCAACGCGATTACCCAGGCACACGGCGCCGAACCAATATTAAGCTTGGGTCATTTGGCTCATTTAAGTGGCGCACCTTATCTGTACCTGCGGCAAATCGTGCAGCGAACACGGGACCCTTACGGCGACATCTCTCGGCAGAAGAAAACCGGGGGCATCCGGTTGATATCCGCTCCCGAACCAGTGTTGATGGATGTGCAACGCCTCATACTCCGCCGTGCGCTGCGTAATCTTCCGCTCCACCCTTTTTGCTACGCATACCGGGAAGGGCGTACGATTCAAGCCTGCGCGCAGCAACACCTTGGCGCTAAGTGGATGATCAAGTTCGACCTTCATAATTTTTTTGGGCAGATCGAAGAACGCGACGTGTACCGCGTTTTCGACAGCTGTGGATATTCCGCTCTTGTGTCCTTCGAACTTGCCCGCATCTGCACCCGTTCCCGCGTAGCAGATTTCCATTCGCGCAGCGGAAGATACAGCGCCATCACGACGTACGATGTCGACGTGACCGGACGCCTGCCCCAAGGCGCACCCACCAGTGGGGCCTTATCGAATGCGGTTGCGACACCCCTTGACTACACCTTGCATGAGTTTGCCACTGGTGCAGGGTTCGTGTACACGCGTTACTCGGATGACATGGTGCTCTCGACATGCCAGGACTTCAATCGTGCGCAAGCGGTGACGATTATTCGAGAGGTCAGTCACCTTGTCGCGACTCATCGATTTCGGCTCCACCGGAAGAAAACCCGGGTGATCCCGCCGGGTGCAAGGCATGTTGTCCTCGGGCTACTTGTGGACGGCGGCGAGGTGCGGCTAACCCCGGAGTTCCGTAGGCGCGTGGAGGTACACATTCGCGGGGTCCGGGAATTCGGACTGTCAGAGCACTCCGATCACCGGAAGTTCCGATCTCTATTGTCGTTCATCAATCATGTCGAAGGATCCCTGGCGTTCGCAAGATCAATCCAACCTGCGTGGGCAGACGAAAAAAGAGCTGAGTGGCGATCGATTCTCGGATCACTGGGTCTCACTTTGTAG